One Coffea arabica cultivar ET-39 chromosome 5e, Coffea Arabica ET-39 HiFi, whole genome shotgun sequence DNA segment encodes these proteins:
- the LOC140006470 gene encoding anthocyanidin 3-O-glucosyltransferase 2-like codes for MKKAELVFVTMPAIGHLVSCVELAKLLIECDERLSITVLIMKLPFDPKVSSYTNSLLETPNLHIRYLELMKEEPSSQLSSFLSIFFRFIDNHKSCVREVLAEISNSVSSHLGGIVIDMFCTSLIDVANEFGVPSYIFYPGGAATLGVLFQLQSLRDDLNEDVSHYENEDVSHYENSDVELALPTYINPVPAKLLSSALFEKDGGVDMVLDQAQRYRKTKGIIINTFLELESHAIHALSNDKTIPPVYAVGPVLNLKGSNSQNQETEMIMKWLDLQPECSVVFLCFGSAGSFDGDQVKEIAYALERSGYRFLWSLRRPSPKENFEFPSEYENLDEVMPEGFLQRTAAVGKVIGWAPQAAALSHPAVGGFVSHCGWNSILESVWCGVPVATWPLYAEQQQNAFLMVKDLAMAVEIKIDFKRDFVLGVSSEILSADVIERGIKHLMDPENEIREKVKEMKEKSRLAPNEGGSSFSSLRRFLEDVLDNIP; via the coding sequence atgaaaaaagcaGAGCTGGTTTTCGTTACTATGCCAGCGATTGGCCACTTAGTGTCATGTGTTGAACTAGCAAAGCTTCTCATTGAATGTGATGAACGATTATCGATCACCGTCCTGATTATGAAGCTGCCCTTTGATCCAAAAGTCAGTAGCTACACAAATTCGTTGTTAGAAACTCCGAATTTGCACATAAGGTACCTTGAGCTCATGAAAGAAGAGCCTTCTTCTCAATTGTCGTCTTTTCTTTCGATTTTCTTTCGATTTATCGACAACCATAAAAGTTGTGTGAGGGAGGTTCTTGCTGAAATATCCAATTCTGTTTCGTCGCACCTTGGTGGGATCGTCATAGACATGTTTTGCACCTCTTTGATTGATGTAGCCAATGAATTTGGGGTTCCTTCCTATATATTTTACCCAGGTGGTGCTGCAACGCTTGGCGTTTTATTCCAGTTGCAAAGTCTGAGGGATGATCTCAATGAAGATGTGAGCCATTACGAGAATGAAGATGTGAGCCATTACGAGAATTCAGACGTTGAATTAGCTTTGCCTACTTACATCAATCCTGTTCCAGCTAAACTTTTGTCATCTGCATTGTTTGAGAAGGATGGAGGTGTCGACATGGTCCTCGATCAGGCACAAAGATACAGGAAGACCAAGGGAATCATAATTAACACTTTCCTTGAGTTAGAATCCCATGCGATTCACGCCTTGAGCAATGATAAAACCATCCCACCAGTATATGCAGTAGGGCCTGTATTGAATCTGAAGGGAAGCAATagtcaaaatcaagaaactgaGATGATTATGAAATGGCTAGATCTTCAGCCAGAATGTTCTGTTGTGTTCCTTTGCTTTGGTAGTGCAGGTAGTTTTGATGGTGACCAAGTGAAGGAAATTGCCTATGCACTCGAGCGCAGTGGATATCGATTCCTCTGGTCATTGAGAAGGCCTTCAcccaaagaaaattttgagtttccaAGTGAGTATGAGAACCTGGATGAAGTCATGCCAGAAGGGTTCTTGCAGCGAACTGCAGCTGTTGGAAAAGTTATTGGATGGGCACCACAGGCGGCAGCTCTATCCCATCCTGCTGTGGGGGGCTTTGTTTCTCACTGTGGTTGGAACTCAATATTGGAAAGCGTTTGGTGCGGTGTGCCAGTGGCAACTTGGCCGCTTTATGCAGAGCAGCAGCAGAATGCATTCCTAATGGTGAAAGACTTGGCAATGGCAGTGGAgatcaaaatagatttcaaaagGGATTTCGTACTGGGTGTGAGTAGTGAGATTTTGAGTGCAGATGTGATTGAAAGAGGGATTAAACATCTGATGGATCCTGAGAATGAAATCAGAGAGAAGGTGAAGGAAATGAAAGAGAAGAGCAGGTTGGCTCCTAATGAAGGAGGATCATCCTTTTCTTCCTTGAGGCGTTTTCTTGAAGATGTGTTAGATAACATTCCATGA